The proteins below come from a single Zea mays cultivar B73 chromosome 8, Zm-B73-REFERENCE-NAM-5.0, whole genome shotgun sequence genomic window:
- the LOC100501704 gene encoding uncharacterized LOC100501704 has translation MKETGLIPNAVAMLDGLCKNGLVQDAMKLFGLMREKGAIPEVVIYTAVVEAFCKVAKLDDAVRIFRKMQGNGVIPNAFSYWLLIQGLYKGGRLDDAVGFCVEMFEAGLAPNAETFVGLLDAVCKTKGVDEGENLVRSFQDRNFAIDEKSIRDHLDKKGPFSPVVWEVIFGKRKSDRPF, from the coding sequence ATGAAGGAAACCGGGTTGATCCCAAACGCCGTGGCCATGCTCGACGGGCTGTGCAAGAACGGCCTGGTGCAGGACGCCATGAAGCTGTTTGGTCTAATGCGAGAGAAGGGAGCCATCCCGGAGGTGGTTATCTACACAGCTGTCGTCGAGGCATTCTGCAAGGTGGCTAAGCTAGACGACGCCGTGAGAATTTTCAGGAAGATGCAAGGGAATGGAGTCATCCCCAATGCATTCAGCTATTGGCTCCTGATACAGGGGCTGTACAAGGGGGGCAGGCTGGATGATGCTGTCGGGTTCTGTGTGGAGATGTTTGAGGCTGGGCTTGCACCGAATGCGGAGACGTTTGTAGGCTTGCTTGATGCAGTGTGCAAGACAAAAGGTGTGGATGAAGGCGAGAATCTTGTGAGGAGCTTCCAGGACAGAAACTTCGCTATTGATGAGAAATCAATCAGGGATCACCTGGACAAGAAAGGCCCATTCTCACCAGTAGTGTGGGAGGTGATCTTTGGCAAGAGAAAATCAGACCGACCATTCTAA